A single region of the Planctomycetota bacterium genome encodes:
- the feoB gene encoding ferrous iron transport protein B: MAVKTELNLRGRHKIALVGNPNVGKSVIFGLLTGQYVTVSNYPGTTVEVTRGQFLYDKRETVIIDTPGINGLIPNSEDEKVTRDILVNEDINYIVQVADAKNLSRALFLSIQLAETGIPHSLVLNMSDEAKSLGIKINIAKLSQILGVPVIPTIAVQREGIGALIKTIKDTLQANPFVQPGINLVSYEPKVEDAIKELSLLLQSAPPRQYSPKTTLRFQALMLLTDDLAQSEGCEINTIHSVREKAKQSFSQPLSNIINQKRLNKAQEIVAKVQIYEGGRRTSLSDFLGRITMHPFWGIPILLVILFLLYEFVGVLGATTLVGFLENTVFGQYINPFATQLSERFIPIVWLRDFFTGQYGLISMALAYGFAIILPIVATFFLAFGIMEDSGYLPRLAVIVNRLFRLVGLNGKAVLPLVLGLGCDTMATMVTRILPTNKERILTTLLLALGVPCSAQLGVIMGLLSGVSLSAVLWWLGCLLVIMFIVAYFANKVISGVCSDFMMEIPPMRMPEIGNILSKTFARVKWYLKEVIPIFILGTAVLFGLDQTGALAYIEKLFTPVVTGLMGLPKDVTAAFLIGFFRRDYGAAGLYDLAQKGLLNPQQIVVSLITITLFVPCFAQFLMMVKERGWKVALLIIAFIFPLAILVGSAVNLILNLIGGL; this comes from the coding sequence ATGGCAGTAAAAACCGAACTCAACCTACGCGGCAGGCACAAGATTGCATTGGTCGGTAATCCCAACGTGGGCAAGAGCGTCATCTTTGGGTTACTGACCGGACAGTATGTCACGGTTTCCAACTATCCGGGCACAACCGTGGAGGTCACCCGCGGCCAGTTCCTCTATGATAAAAGAGAAACCGTCATCATTGACACACCCGGTATCAACGGCCTGATTCCCAACTCAGAAGATGAGAAGGTAACCAGGGATATCCTTGTCAACGAGGATATAAATTACATCGTGCAGGTGGCGGACGCCAAGAATCTCTCCAGGGCATTATTCCTGAGCATCCAACTGGCTGAAACCGGAATCCCGCACAGCCTGGTTCTCAACATGAGCGATGAGGCGAAGAGTTTGGGCATTAAAATAAATATTGCCAAACTTAGCCAGATATTGGGTGTGCCGGTCATACCAACCATAGCAGTCCAACGCGAAGGTATCGGCGCCCTGATAAAAACAATCAAAGATACCCTGCAAGCTAATCCGTTCGTTCAGCCGGGAATAAATCTGGTATCTTATGAGCCGAAGGTTGAAGATGCCATTAAGGAATTAAGCTTGTTATTACAAAGCGCTCCTCCACGGCAGTATTCACCAAAGACCACCCTGAGATTTCAGGCCCTGATGTTACTGACCGATGATTTAGCGCAGTCAGAAGGATGCGAAATCAACACGATACATTCGGTCCGCGAGAAGGCAAAACAATCATTCTCCCAGCCGCTGAGTAATATTATCAACCAAAAGCGGTTAAACAAGGCGCAGGAGATTGTGGCTAAAGTCCAGATATATGAAGGCGGAAGAAGAACCTCGTTGAGCGACTTTCTGGGCCGGATTACCATGCATCCGTTCTGGGGCATACCCATACTCCTGGTAATTCTTTTCCTGCTCTATGAATTTGTCGGCGTCTTAGGCGCCACCACCCTAGTCGGCTTCCTGGAAAATACGGTGTTTGGCCAATACATCAATCCCTTTGCCACCCAACTCTCCGAAAGATTTATTCCAATCGTATGGCTCAGGGATTTCTTCACCGGACAATACGGACTGATTAGCATGGCCCTGGCTTACGGGTTTGCCATTATCCTACCCATCGTGGCCACCTTCTTCCTGGCCTTCGGGATTATGGAGGATTCCGGCTACCTGCCCCGCCTGGCTGTGATAGTCAACCGCCTCTTCCGGCTGGTCGGGTTGAACGGCAAGGCCGTCCTGCCGCTGGTGCTCGGACTGGGATGCGATACCATGGCCACCATGGTCACCAGAATCCTGCCCACCAATAAAGAACGGATTCTCACCACACTGCTGCTGGCCCTGGGTGTACCCTGCTCGGCCCAATTGGGCGTGATTATGGGATTGTTATCAGGCGTTTCTTTATCTGCCGTATTATGGTGGCTGGGATGCCTGCTCGTTATAATGTTCATCGTGGCCTATTTTGCCAATAAGGTAATCAGCGGGGTCTGCTCTGACTTTATGATGGAAATACCGCCGATGAGGATGCCGGAAATCGGGAATATCCTGTCCAAGACCTTTGCCAGGGTAAAATGGTATCTCAAGGAGGTCATTCCGATATTTATCCTGGGCACCGCGGTCCTGTTTGGGCTGGACCAGACCGGCGCGCTGGCGTATATCGAAAAACTATTTACGCCGGTGGTGACCGGGTTGATGGGTCTGCCCAAGGACGTCACGGCCGCGTTCCTCATCGGATTCTTCCGGCGTGATTACGGCGCGGCCGGGTTGTATGACCTGGCACAAAAGGGACTGCTCAATCCGCAACAGATAGTGGTTTCGCTCATTACCATAACCCTATTCGTGCCCTGCTTTGCCCAGTTCCTGATGATGGTCAAGGAACGGGGCTGGAAAGTGGCGCTGCTTATCATCGCATTCATATTCCCGCTGGCCATACTGGTGGGGAGTGCGGTGAACCTGATACTTAATTTAATCGGTGGATTATAA
- a CDS encoding GxxExxY protein, with translation MEKKLFHKEITGLILRSGFEVHNILGCGFLEKVYENAMAYELKHLGLKVENQKEIKVSYKGAEVGVYVADLIVGEKIIVELKAVEEITKIHQAQLLNYLKASGYKVGLILNFAKTKLEYKRLVM, from the coding sequence ATGGAAAAGAAACTATTCCACAAAGAAATAACCGGACTGATACTCCGTTCCGGCTTTGAGGTTCATAATATATTGGGTTGTGGATTTCTGGAAAAAGTATATGAAAATGCAATGGCTTATGAACTAAAGCATCTGGGGTTGAAAGTAGAAAACCAGAAAGAAATAAAAGTTTCCTATAAAGGCGCAGAAGTCGGTGTTTATGTGGCGGATTTAATAGTAGGAGAAAAAATAATCGTAGAACTTAAGGCGGTTGAAGAGATCACTAAAATACACCAAGCACAATTATTAAACTACCTAAAAGCATCAGGTTACAAGGTTGGTCTCATATTAAACTTTGCCAAGACAAAGCTGGAATATAAAAGATTAGTGATGTAA
- a CDS encoding metal-dependent transcriptional regulator, with protein sequence MKKRKEEILELAWVGKEKGSFTREDVEKSADDRISPGLLDELIKEGYLKESGRQVSMTAEGENDARRLIRAHRLSERLFTDVLDIKPQNMEKHACTFEHFLNDEVVDSICTMLGHPTECPHGHQIPPGECCKNKLKELSSIVVPLTELKIGSDARIAYVVTKQHQRLDQLTAFGIVPGATLHLHQITPSYVVRVGETDIALDTDIVRTIYVRLKKSGS encoded by the coding sequence ATGAAGAAGCGTAAAGAAGAAATCCTGGAACTGGCCTGGGTGGGCAAGGAAAAAGGCAGTTTCACCAGGGAAGACGTGGAAAAAAGCGCTGATGATAGAATCTCTCCCGGGCTTTTGGATGAGTTGATAAAAGAAGGATATCTGAAGGAATCCGGTAGGCAGGTGTCCATGACCGCGGAGGGCGAGAACGATGCGCGCCGGTTGATTCGGGCCCATCGCCTGAGCGAGCGGCTGTTCACCGATGTCCTGGACATCAAACCGCAGAATATGGAAAAACACGCCTGCACCTTCGAGCACTTCCTCAATGACGAGGTGGTTGACTCCATCTGCACCATGCTGGGGCATCCGACCGAATGCCCGCACGGGCACCAGATTCCGCCCGGCGAGTGCTGCAAAAATAAACTCAAAGAATTATCGTCTATCGTGGTGCCGCTGACCGAACTCAAAATCGGCTCCGATGCCCGGATTGCCTATGTGGTAACCAAACAGCACCAGCGGCTGGACCAGCTCACCGCCTTTGGCATTGTCCCGGGCGCCACACTCCATCTGCACCAGATAACACCTTCGTATGTGGTCCGGGTGGGCGAGACCGACATTGCGCTGGATACGGATATTGTCAGGACGATTTATGTGCGATTAAAGAAATCCGGTTCCTAA